Proteins encoded together in one Coregonus clupeaformis isolate EN_2021a chromosome 30, ASM2061545v1, whole genome shotgun sequence window:
- the LOC121546536 gene encoding uncharacterized protein LOC121546536, translating to MMMRRGKGPAGAVLLLLLCLLQLLRASEEITRAKLTVTEIQYQNGSTWNPESLPQLSLSTVQFSPPTPSTLGFSPSQGSCSACVHVRVRMKASDFTGTLTIKYRELSTTTRRAISIKNGVNNDTLQWSDLYRPIVVGKTNINRLHLHDIGHTILWELVYDCFPADAGREVYVSLSSKPPRQHRYIVQEDICPDPVPEFDLSVDELARSLTVTVATGDHIYQPALSSVVYTRLCYRHTDAECSNLSDLITIYTNQFLSVTLRFPYLLPCVCVQVYYTHLDARRTTVCPFVNGSLDGGRDVWRSSNVTLYGELGSSMAWSALCPAAYLKPSASLCWRHQRNTPHCTPILNSTLEDIEQKGDLKYNVSAVDKHPQMCVQFSFRGSHDVHCPFPPGMSKWEAYVGPGSQSLCVYLTSTIPASFAAQLCVRQEKGCVSRGAIYLINIGGGTRETQLNLPLSSLTQGLCVQVWRSDPAQYGRRLLCPDYSNRRWGLYAVAALTLLVTVATLGSLIHYVTKKGVTGWLFIQRPVLLVCSSEQSAHVSAVCALASFLQGELCAEVRMALWAQSSIGAGPGAVERSWAGVAELGPVPWLYGQWEAVREAGGQMLIVWSAEAKESYRSWREEREGGDRREGEKTGGSKGEEMQQGERGGEEMEGLEKTRGEQEQAGMKKGGEWKEESRSGEEREPSSVTGPVFRAALSCLQGALEGEGRVHGFTIVYFQGLCHSRDIPKDLRGVPRYCLPQDFGGLIRELGRTARGRNSVIGSWDCSSPIHCHFGWHDD from the exons ATGATGATGAGACGCGGGAAGGGACCTGCAGGTGCTGTGCTCTTGCTCCTGTTGTGCCTGCTGCAGCTCCTGCGCGCCTCTGAGGAGATAACACGCGCCAAACTAACTGTCACCGAG ATTCAATACCAAAATG GTTCCACCTGGAACCCTGAGAGTCTTCCCCAGCTGAGTCTGTCCACAGTCCAGTTCTCTCCACCCACACCCTCCACTCTCGGGTTCTCTCCATCACAAGGCTCCTGTTCTGCCTGCGTCCATGTACGTGTCAGAATGAAAGCGTCAG ACTTCACTGGGACACTGACCATTAAATACCGGGAGCTGTCAACTACAACTCGCAGAGCCATCTCCATAAAGAATGGAGTCAATAATGACACTTTACAG TGGAGTGACTTGTATCGACCCATCGTAGTTGGAAAGACCAACATTAATCGCTTACATCTCCATGACATTGGCCATACGATTTTG TGGGAGTTGGTATATGACTGTTTCCCGGCTGACGCAGGGCGAGAGGTGTATGTGTCTTTGTCCTCTAAACCACCGAGACAACACAGGTACATCGTCCAGGAGGACATCTGTCCAG ATCCAGTACCGGAGTTTGACCTGTCTGTGGATGAGCTGGCTCGATCCCTCACTGTAACGGTAGCAACTGGAGACCATATATACCAACCGGCTCTCTCATCTGTTGTATACACCAGGTTGTGCTACAGACACACAGACGCAGAATGCTCCAATCTTTCTGATCTTATTACT ATTTACACCAATCAGTTTCTGTCAGTGACTCTCAGGTTCCCCTACCTGCTGCCCTGTGTCTGTGTACAG GTATATTACACACACTTGGATGCAAGGCGAACCACAGTTTGCCCGTTTGTGAATGGCTCATTAGATG GGGGCAGAGACGTGTGGCGCTCCAGTAATGTGACTCTGTATGGTGAGTTGGGTTCGAGCATGGCCTGGAGTGCCCTGTGTCCTGCTGCTTACCTGAagccctctgcctccctctgctGGCGACACCAGAGAAACACACCCCACTGCACTCCCATCCTCAACTCCACACTGGAGGACATAGAGCAGAAGGGAGATCTG AAATATAATGTTTCTGCTGTGGATAAACACCCTCAGATGTGTGTGCAG tTTTCCTTTAGAGGCAGCCATGATGTCCACTGTCCATTCCCTCCAG gTATGTCTAAGTGGGAGGCATATGTTGGTCCTGGTTCACAAAGTCTCTGTGTCTATCTCACCTCCACTATCCCAGCATCCTTTGCTGCACAACTCTGTGTCCGGCAGGAGAAGGGATGTGTGTCCAGAGGAGCTATATACTTAATAAACATC ggtGGGGGCACCAGAGAGACACAGCTGAACCTGCCTTTATCATCCCTGACTCAGGGTCTATGTGTGCAG GTCTGGCGGTCAGATCCTGCACAGTATGGGAGGAGactactgtgtcctgact ATTCTAACAGGAGATGGGGTCTCTATGCTGTTGCAGCCTTGACACTTCTGGTTACTGTGGCAACGCTGGGAAGCCTCATCCACTATGTGACCAAGAAGGGAGTCACAG GTTGGCTATTCATCCAGAGGCCTGTGTTGTTGGTGTGTTCCTCAGAGCAGTCAGCCCATGTATCTGCCGTGTGCGCTTTGGCCTCCTTCCTACAGGGGGAGTTGTGTGCTGAAGTGCGCATGGCTTTGTGGGCCCAGAGCTCCAttggggctggtcctggggctgtgGAGAGGTCTTGGGCTGGGGTGGCTGAACTGGGCCCTGTGCCCTGGCTGTATGGACAGTGGGAGGCAGTTAGAGAGGCAGGAGGCCAGATGCTGATCGTATGGAGCGCAGAGGCTAAGGAGTCTTACAGgagctggagagaagagagggagggaggggataggagagagggggaaaagacaGGAGGGAGTAAAGGAGAGGAGATGCAACAAGGggaaaggggaggagaagagatggaaggACTTGAGAAAACAAGAGGGGAACAGGAGCAAGCAGGAATGAAGAAAGGAGGGGAATGGAAAGAGGAGAgtaggagcggagaggagagagagccctCTTCAGTGACAGGGCCAGTGTTCAGGGCTGCCCTGTCCTGTCTGCAGGGGGCACTAGAGGGGGAAGGCAGGGTCCACGGCTTCACCATTGTCTACTTCCAGGGCCTCTGTCACAGCCGAGACATCCCCAAGGACCTCAGAGGAGTCCCGCGCTACTGCCTGCCTCAGGATTTCGGAGGCCTGATACGTGAGCTGGGCAGGACCGCTAGAGGGAGGAACAGTGTGATTGGCAGCTGGGACTGTTCCTCTCCAATACACTGTCACTTTGGTTGGCACGACGACTAA
- the LOC121546437 gene encoding interleukin-17 receptor C-like, with protein MARLFPCTHFVLLLLLQLRSPSAGTLEMIDGTHRLTCDQGLTDCSVKDVALPGMKGRVKVRRLELSVFLCCTNGQYCKPCLRVMVYFIIKDKHEDQEVSGDYRDEDDSSKQKELREGSLLGMPPSPTAASVTVCYSYPSILNRCKEVTFTLIHSALWDQHPPELWLSLLLEPEPIQYGSPVNILALSTSVTTTIPSLEDVCSPDLDGVVKECDVPKLRAVIDKKRGVAMLQLDSSDKTPTSEIFMCQMFGTGEPCRYQTWSQREMSIPLRSIAPCLCFQVWWKGQNLRREICPFMNNKEHFKRMWDNNVSVSVEEAQTNAGNGTVLSWNVTAPCRLEGELWLCRRGSAGGHCEELKGSRQRMHNHTHAGWLPTLHGYWKRGEFINVNPHPALCVQMKVQGMDTKRDPLCPFATPRNRWSLTLLIGLLLICLAILGAYIIHGALKGYVWRWLKDEDIKGAVGGGHIVLLYPPDSDQAVLGLVCRLGLSLSSLGFSVSLDLWSRAELSVLGPVPWLHSRLDCLQRQGGKVVLVLTQAAWERAEEWGSRGWERDTFRGRGCDEDGESRVGCRSPYSDVFSASLSCILADYLQGRAGERFTLVQFESLPPGGGSRPLPELFRGLPLFSLPSQSLDFLTELALGRGRGAASGRRRRAGGLRAASQTLAGGLRGFVGGSAVLRLAGLPQDCVGAGVEDPWESVPLQLCLTTPPSSPDTCPKTNGVDWV; from the exons ATGGCTCGCCTGTTCCCTTGTACTCACTTTGTCCTACTGTTACTGCTGCAGCTAAGGTCCCCATCTGCAGGTACGCTAGAGATGATAGATGGCACACATCGACTCACCTGCGACCAG GGCCTGACTGACTGCAGTGTAAAAG ATGTTGCCCTTCCTGGCATGAAGGGTCGTGTGAAAGTTAGGCGGCTGGAGCTCAGCGTGTTTCTGTGTTGCACCAACGGTCAATACTGCAAACCCTGCCTGCGAGTCATGGTCTACTTCATAATCAAAG ATAAGCATGAGGACCAGGAAGTGTCTGGTGACTACCGTGACGAAGATGACAGCTCTAAGCAGAAGGAATTAAGAGAAGGGAGTCTCCTGGGGATGCCACCCAGCCCAACAG CAGCTTCTGTAACAGTGTGTTACAGCTACCCAAGCATTTTGAATCGCTGCAAAGAAGTGACATTTACATTGATCCATTCAGCTCTGTGGGACCAGCACCCTCCCGAG CTGTGGCTGTCCTTATTGTTGGAGCCGGAGCCAATACAATATGGCAGTCCAGTCAACATCCTCGCATTATCTACCTCAGTTACCACCACTATCCCCTCCTTAGAAGATG TTTGTTCCCCAGACCTAGATGGTGTTGTGAAAGAATGCGATG TGCCCAAGCTCCGAGCTGTGATTGATAAGAAGAGAGGTGTGGCTATGCTCCAACTGGACAGTTCTGACAAGACACCGACCAGTGAGATTTTCATGTGCCAGATGTTCGGGACTGGAGAGCCTTGCAGATACCAGACGTGG agccagagagagatgaGCATTCCTTTGAGGTCTATAGCGCCCTGTCTGTGCTTTCAG GTTTGGTGGAAGGGACAGAATCTACGCAGAGAGATCTGCCCCTTCATGAACAACAAAG AGCATTTCAAAAGAATGTGGGACAACAACGTGTCTGTGTCAGTGGAGGAGGCTCAGACGAACGCAGGGAACGGCACGGTGCTGAGTTGGAACGTGACTGCCCCCTGTCGTCTGGAGGGAGAACTGTGGCTATGCAGAAGGGGCTCAGCGGGGGGGCATTGCGAGGAGTTGAAGGGCTCCAGGCAGAGAATGCACAACCACACACATGCCGGGTGGTTGCCCACTCTCCACGGATACTGG AAAAGAGGAGAGTTCATCAATGTGAACCCCCATCCTGCTTTGTGTGTCCAG ATGAAAGTACAGGGGATGGATACAAAGCGGGATCCCTTATGTCCATTTGCAA CACCACGGAACCGATGGAGCCTGACTCTCCTGATAGGGCTGCTACTAATCTGTTTGGCAATACTTGGGGCCTACATCATACATGGTGCTCTCAAAG GATACGTGTGGAGATGGTTGAAAGATGAGGACATAAAAG gtgcagTAGGAGGTGGCCACATCGTGTTGCTGTACCCTCCTGACAGTGATCAGGCTGTGCTAGGGCTGGTGTGTCGTCTGGgcttgtccctctcctctctgggcTTCAGTGTGTCTCTAGACCTGTGGAGCCGGGCCGAGCTCAGTGTCCTGGGACCAGTTCCATGGCTCCACTCCCGGCTTGACTGCCTGCAGAGACAGGGGGGAAAAGTGGTGCTGGTGCTCACCCAGGCAGCCTGGGAGAGGGCTGAGGAGTGGGGCAGCCGGGGTTGGGAGAGGGATACATTCCGGGGGAGGGGGTGTGACGAGGATGGGGAGTCAAGGGTGGGGTGTCGATCTCCGTATTCAGATGTCTTCAGTGCCTCGCTCAGCTGCATTCTGGCGGACTACCTGCAGGGCCGCGCCGGCGAACGCTTCACCCTCGTGCAGTTTGAATCTCTGCCTCCCGGCGGCGGCAGCCGCCCCCTGCCTGAGCTCTTCAGGGGGCTACCGCTCTTCAGCCTCCCCTCCCAGagcctggacttcctgactgaaCTGGCTTTGGGGCGAGGTAGGGGGGCAGCATCAGGGCGACGGAGGCGGGCAGGGGGACTCAGGGCAGCCTCACAGACTCTGGCTGGGGGGCTGAGAGGGTTTGTGGGGGGTTCGGCAGTGTTACGGCTGGCCGGGCTGCCCCAGGACTGTGTTGGTGCAGGGGTTGAGGACCCCTGGGAGTCTGTGCCTCTGCAGCTGTGTCTCACCACCCCACCATCCAGCCCTGACACCTGCCCCAAGACCAACGGGGTGGACTGGGTCTAA